A stretch of the Esox lucius isolate fEsoLuc1 chromosome 2, fEsoLuc1.pri, whole genome shotgun sequence genome encodes the following:
- the ric3a gene encoding protein RIC-3 isoform X4, protein MHRLQMPEDQWVVATHDSGPHSPEVMAKVKGIGSVQIRGASKTNLISQVISIYGFGILLYILFIVFKMTTRPKGKRTKLECRFPTMSSQAWKKKRTDDELTRLQEKLLETERVMERIVSRRCSTPDSRTSSKVRRASKQEEKLLRKLSKISRVLQDGRLMEGATPEMEAEMVPYAADWEGYPEETYPQYEEPCRRRSGSFDPLPIIILEDPPDSEIPTAEALAEEVVEEQDEEEEEEVEKEEQFYSPPPREQGLDEKGSIPRRIKKQIRFSDHKDVFHYPKQDAVSEYRYEEVREGEAEEEEEELVDETERETEEEEELGDDEDPVMEAEALSFNCDVCSNPEADAEGEMEEEYLLLSQSEETDGFTRPDMSGELGMGNFLRMRNRRET, encoded by the exons ATGCATCGCCTACAAATGCCTGAGGACCAGTGGGTGGTGGCGACTCATGACTCTGGACCGCACAGTCCTGAGGTCATGGCTAAGGTCAAAGGCATCGGCTCTGTTCAAATCCGAGGAGCCAGTAAAACCAATCTGATCAGTCAGGTCATTTCCATCTATGGATTTGGAATTCTGCTCTATATCCTCTTTATTGTCTTTAAG ATGACAACTAGGCCTAAAGGGAAACGCACTAAGCTGGAATGCAGATTTCCTACAATGTCATCACAAGCTTGGAAGAAGAAAAGGA CAGATGATGAGCTGACAAGGCTACAGGAGAAGCtgttagagacagagagggtgatGGAGAGAATTGTCTCCAGAAGGTGCAGTACTCCTGATAG CAGGACTAGCAGTAAGGTTAGAAGAGCATCCAAGCAGGAGGAGAAGTTACTGCGAAAGCTGAGTAAAATCAGCCGGGTGTTGCAGGACGGACGACTGATGGAAGGAGCCACACCTGAGATGGAGGCTGAGATGGTGCCTTACGCTGCTGACTGGGAGG gCTACCCGGAGGAGACCTACCCCCAATATGAGGAGCCATGCAGAAGGCGCAGCGGCAGCTTTGACCCCCTCCCCATCATCATCCTGGAGGATCCTCCAGATTCCGAAATTCCTACTGCTGAAGCCCTAGctgaggaggtggtggaggaacaggatgaggaggaagaagaggaggtggaAAAGGAGGAGCAGTTCTATTCACCCCCACCTCGTGAACAAGGACTTGATGAAAAGGGTAGTATTCCCAGAAGAATAAAAAAGCAAATCAGATTCAGCGACCACAAAGATGTGTTTCACTACCCTAAACAGGATGCAGTCTCTGAGTATAGGTATGAAGAGGTAAGGGAAGGGGAagcggaggaagaggaggaggagctagtggatgagacagagagagaaactgaggaagaagaagaattgGGGGACGATGAAGACCCAGTGATGGAGGCTGAGGCTCTAAGTTTTAATTGTGACGTCTGTAGTAATCCAGAGGCAGACgcagaaggagagatggaagaagaGTACCTTCTATTGTCTCAGTCTGAAGAAACAGACGGCTTCACCCGACCAGATATGTCTGGGGAGTTAGGGATGGGGAATTTTCTcaggatgaggaacaggagagagacatag
- the ric3a gene encoding protein RIC-3 isoform X2 translates to MSMTTMQKVTLISCSVVCVSLFLPKMLLPRGKKELGQPEVGPGYYPPAMHRLQMPEDQWVVATHDSGPHSPEVMAKVKGIGSVQIRGASKTNLISQVISIYGFGILLYILFIVFKMTTRPKGKRTKLECRFPTMSSQAWKKKRNDELTRLQEKLLETERVMERIVSRRCSTPDSRTSSKVRRASKQEEKLLRKLSKISRVLQDGRLMEGATPEMEAEMVPYAADWEGYPEETYPQYEEPCRRRSGSFDPLPIIILEDPPDSEIPTAEALAEEVVEEQDEEEEEEVEKEEQFYSPPPREQGLDEKGSIPRRIKKQIRFSDHKDVFHYPKQDAVSEYRYEEVREGEAEEEEEELVDETERETEEEEELGDDEDPVMEAEALSFNCDVCSNPEADAEGEMEEEYLLLSQSEETDGFTRPDMSGELGMGNFLRMRNRRET, encoded by the exons ATGTCGATGACAACTATGCAGAAAGTTACTCTGATATCCTGCTCTGTCGTATGTGTTTCGTTATTCCTTCCCAAAATGCTTTTACCGAGAGGGAAGAAAGAACTAGGGCAGCCCGAGG TTGGTCCTGGGTATTATCCCCCCGCGATGCATCGCCTACAAATGCCTGAGGACCAGTGGGTGGTGGCGACTCATGACTCTGGACCGCACAGTCCTGAGGTCATGGCTAAGGTCAAAGGCATCGGCTCTGTTCAAATCCGAGGAGCCAGTAAAACCAATCTGATCAGTCAGGTCATTTCCATCTATGGATTTGGAATTCTGCTCTATATCCTCTTTATTGTCTTTAAG ATGACAACTAGGCCTAAAGGGAAACGCACTAAGCTGGAATGCAGATTTCCTACAATGTCATCACAAGCTTGGAAGAAGAAAAGGA ATGATGAGCTGACAAGGCTACAGGAGAAGCtgttagagacagagagggtgatGGAGAGAATTGTCTCCAGAAGGTGCAGTACTCCTGATAG CAGGACTAGCAGTAAGGTTAGAAGAGCATCCAAGCAGGAGGAGAAGTTACTGCGAAAGCTGAGTAAAATCAGCCGGGTGTTGCAGGACGGACGACTGATGGAAGGAGCCACACCTGAGATGGAGGCTGAGATGGTGCCTTACGCTGCTGACTGGGAGG gCTACCCGGAGGAGACCTACCCCCAATATGAGGAGCCATGCAGAAGGCGCAGCGGCAGCTTTGACCCCCTCCCCATCATCATCCTGGAGGATCCTCCAGATTCCGAAATTCCTACTGCTGAAGCCCTAGctgaggaggtggtggaggaacaggatgaggaggaagaagaggaggtggaAAAGGAGGAGCAGTTCTATTCACCCCCACCTCGTGAACAAGGACTTGATGAAAAGGGTAGTATTCCCAGAAGAATAAAAAAGCAAATCAGATTCAGCGACCACAAAGATGTGTTTCACTACCCTAAACAGGATGCAGTCTCTGAGTATAGGTATGAAGAGGTAAGGGAAGGGGAagcggaggaagaggaggaggagctagtggatgagacagagagagaaactgaggaagaagaagaattgGGGGACGATGAAGACCCAGTGATGGAGGCTGAGGCTCTAAGTTTTAATTGTGACGTCTGTAGTAATCCAGAGGCAGACgcagaaggagagatggaagaagaGTACCTTCTATTGTCTCAGTCTGAAGAAACAGACGGCTTCACCCGACCAGATATGTCTGGGGAGTTAGGGATGGGGAATTTTCTcaggatgaggaacaggagagagacatag
- the ric3a gene encoding protein RIC-3 isoform X1: MSMTTMQKVTLISCSVVCVSLFLPKMLLPRGKKELGQPEVGPGYYPPAMHRLQMPEDQWVVATHDSGPHSPEVMAKVKGIGSVQIRGASKTNLISQVISIYGFGILLYILFIVFKMTTRPKGKRTKLECRFPTMSSQAWKKKRTDDELTRLQEKLLETERVMERIVSRRCSTPDSRTSSKVRRASKQEEKLLRKLSKISRVLQDGRLMEGATPEMEAEMVPYAADWEGYPEETYPQYEEPCRRRSGSFDPLPIIILEDPPDSEIPTAEALAEEVVEEQDEEEEEEVEKEEQFYSPPPREQGLDEKGSIPRRIKKQIRFSDHKDVFHYPKQDAVSEYRYEEVREGEAEEEEEELVDETERETEEEEELGDDEDPVMEAEALSFNCDVCSNPEADAEGEMEEEYLLLSQSEETDGFTRPDMSGELGMGNFLRMRNRRET; this comes from the exons ATGTCGATGACAACTATGCAGAAAGTTACTCTGATATCCTGCTCTGTCGTATGTGTTTCGTTATTCCTTCCCAAAATGCTTTTACCGAGAGGGAAGAAAGAACTAGGGCAGCCCGAGG TTGGTCCTGGGTATTATCCCCCCGCGATGCATCGCCTACAAATGCCTGAGGACCAGTGGGTGGTGGCGACTCATGACTCTGGACCGCACAGTCCTGAGGTCATGGCTAAGGTCAAAGGCATCGGCTCTGTTCAAATCCGAGGAGCCAGTAAAACCAATCTGATCAGTCAGGTCATTTCCATCTATGGATTTGGAATTCTGCTCTATATCCTCTTTATTGTCTTTAAG ATGACAACTAGGCCTAAAGGGAAACGCACTAAGCTGGAATGCAGATTTCCTACAATGTCATCACAAGCTTGGAAGAAGAAAAGGA CAGATGATGAGCTGACAAGGCTACAGGAGAAGCtgttagagacagagagggtgatGGAGAGAATTGTCTCCAGAAGGTGCAGTACTCCTGATAG CAGGACTAGCAGTAAGGTTAGAAGAGCATCCAAGCAGGAGGAGAAGTTACTGCGAAAGCTGAGTAAAATCAGCCGGGTGTTGCAGGACGGACGACTGATGGAAGGAGCCACACCTGAGATGGAGGCTGAGATGGTGCCTTACGCTGCTGACTGGGAGG gCTACCCGGAGGAGACCTACCCCCAATATGAGGAGCCATGCAGAAGGCGCAGCGGCAGCTTTGACCCCCTCCCCATCATCATCCTGGAGGATCCTCCAGATTCCGAAATTCCTACTGCTGAAGCCCTAGctgaggaggtggtggaggaacaggatgaggaggaagaagaggaggtggaAAAGGAGGAGCAGTTCTATTCACCCCCACCTCGTGAACAAGGACTTGATGAAAAGGGTAGTATTCCCAGAAGAATAAAAAAGCAAATCAGATTCAGCGACCACAAAGATGTGTTTCACTACCCTAAACAGGATGCAGTCTCTGAGTATAGGTATGAAGAGGTAAGGGAAGGGGAagcggaggaagaggaggaggagctagtggatgagacagagagagaaactgaggaagaagaagaattgGGGGACGATGAAGACCCAGTGATGGAGGCTGAGGCTCTAAGTTTTAATTGTGACGTCTGTAGTAATCCAGAGGCAGACgcagaaggagagatggaagaagaGTACCTTCTATTGTCTCAGTCTGAAGAAACAGACGGCTTCACCCGACCAGATATGTCTGGGGAGTTAGGGATGGGGAATTTTCTcaggatgaggaacaggagagagacatag
- the ric3a gene encoding protein RIC-3 isoform X3 — MSMTTMQKVTLISCSVVCVSLFLPKMLLPRGKKELGQPEVGPGYYPPAMHRLQMPEDQWVVATHDSGPHSPEVMAKVKGIGSVQIRGASKTNLISQVISIYGFGILLYILFIVFKMTTRPKGKRTKLECRFPTMSSQAWKKKRTDDELTRLQEKLLETERVMERIVSRRCSTPDRTSSKVRRASKQEEKLLRKLSKISRVLQDGRLMEGATPEMEAEMVPYAADWEGYPEETYPQYEEPCRRRSGSFDPLPIIILEDPPDSEIPTAEALAEEVVEEQDEEEEEEVEKEEQFYSPPPREQGLDEKGSIPRRIKKQIRFSDHKDVFHYPKQDAVSEYRYEEVREGEAEEEEEELVDETERETEEEEELGDDEDPVMEAEALSFNCDVCSNPEADAEGEMEEEYLLLSQSEETDGFTRPDMSGELGMGNFLRMRNRRET; from the exons ATGTCGATGACAACTATGCAGAAAGTTACTCTGATATCCTGCTCTGTCGTATGTGTTTCGTTATTCCTTCCCAAAATGCTTTTACCGAGAGGGAAGAAAGAACTAGGGCAGCCCGAGG TTGGTCCTGGGTATTATCCCCCCGCGATGCATCGCCTACAAATGCCTGAGGACCAGTGGGTGGTGGCGACTCATGACTCTGGACCGCACAGTCCTGAGGTCATGGCTAAGGTCAAAGGCATCGGCTCTGTTCAAATCCGAGGAGCCAGTAAAACCAATCTGATCAGTCAGGTCATTTCCATCTATGGATTTGGAATTCTGCTCTATATCCTCTTTATTGTCTTTAAG ATGACAACTAGGCCTAAAGGGAAACGCACTAAGCTGGAATGCAGATTTCCTACAATGTCATCACAAGCTTGGAAGAAGAAAAGGA CAGATGATGAGCTGACAAGGCTACAGGAGAAGCtgttagagacagagagggtgatGGAGAGAATTGTCTCCAGAAGGTGCAGTACTCCTGATAG GACTAGCAGTAAGGTTAGAAGAGCATCCAAGCAGGAGGAGAAGTTACTGCGAAAGCTGAGTAAAATCAGCCGGGTGTTGCAGGACGGACGACTGATGGAAGGAGCCACACCTGAGATGGAGGCTGAGATGGTGCCTTACGCTGCTGACTGGGAGG gCTACCCGGAGGAGACCTACCCCCAATATGAGGAGCCATGCAGAAGGCGCAGCGGCAGCTTTGACCCCCTCCCCATCATCATCCTGGAGGATCCTCCAGATTCCGAAATTCCTACTGCTGAAGCCCTAGctgaggaggtggtggaggaacaggatgaggaggaagaagaggaggtggaAAAGGAGGAGCAGTTCTATTCACCCCCACCTCGTGAACAAGGACTTGATGAAAAGGGTAGTATTCCCAGAAGAATAAAAAAGCAAATCAGATTCAGCGACCACAAAGATGTGTTTCACTACCCTAAACAGGATGCAGTCTCTGAGTATAGGTATGAAGAGGTAAGGGAAGGGGAagcggaggaagaggaggaggagctagtggatgagacagagagagaaactgaggaagaagaagaattgGGGGACGATGAAGACCCAGTGATGGAGGCTGAGGCTCTAAGTTTTAATTGTGACGTCTGTAGTAATCCAGAGGCAGACgcagaaggagagatggaagaagaGTACCTTCTATTGTCTCAGTCTGAAGAAACAGACGGCTTCACCCGACCAGATATGTCTGGGGAGTTAGGGATGGGGAATTTTCTcaggatgaggaacaggagagagacatag